From Salvelinus namaycush isolate Seneca chromosome 9, SaNama_1.0, whole genome shotgun sequence:
AAATAAGGCAAAAATAACATATTCCATTGAACAAAACTCTATAAACAACTGGTCATCTTTACAAAACGTAAACATTTCTTATAAACATCAGCAAAATCTTTCCTCACATTCCAACATCTTTATAGTATTTCCCAATCACAATTCTCCCCTTGCTGAATAAATAGGAAATTAACAAAACTAGGGTTTAGGAGAAGGAATTTGTTTCCGAAAGCAGACATAACAGAAGACCTggagagacccccccccccccccccccccccaccaacacacacacacacactccccccacacacacacgcatacagctCTACCCTGTGTGACCGCTTTGTTATCTCCGTAACGAGATGATGTCTGTGTCAATTATTGCTGATTGGTACATTTACCCCTGGGATTGTAAACACAAACATATAGTGCAATGTCGAAGACATCAGTTTAGCACCCGTTTCGTCATCCCTGTGGAATTAGGTAGCCTAGGCCCTATACATAAGTGTCAAGGGGATAAGACAGTCAGtgaggtaaaaaaaaagaagaaagagTCTATAGGTATAACGGAACGGGAACTGTGACTCTGTGACTCCTGAGACATAATTGGATGATCTTTAGGACCCATGGCTCTTCTCTCTGGTCTCCCTCTCTGCAACAGAGTATAGAGGGATAAACAACTGCATCCATTTCTCCACATGAAGACTGCTCTTAAAGCTTTTGGAGACAACTCATGGCTTTCTCTTTTCtttcctctccccactctctcctgCCTCTTCTTCCGCCACGTTGTCCTGCTCCTTGGACAGCGTCTCACCTCTGTGACAATGGGAGGCGGGGCGGAGCAACGTGGAGCTGTCTGAGGTTGGGGACATGATGCCAGACTTGCGCTCTGGGTCCAGActggagactggagagactggggACAGGGGGGTCAGGGAGGAGGACATTGAGGGCTGTGGGGAAACAGAGAGGTTAGCTcattcagtgtgtgtgcgtgtgtgcgtgcgtgtgggtgggtgggtgtgggtggattgtgtgtgtatagacaatgtgtgtgtttttgtacagCGAATACCATACCTGAAGCGAAATACTGGATATGTTGGTGTTCTCCTTAATCTTTGCAAGGGTCCCTTTGAGGCCTGTTTTCTGACGAGCCATCTCCAGAGCAGCTTTAAGTAGCTTGGGTGTCTCTGTCCGAGGAGGGATCACCTGGGCCGGCTCCTTCGGAGGCTCCTGAGGCTTCTTGTCTTTTGTCAGCATATTCCTGTAGCCAGAAAcatcaaacaaatcaaatcaatcaaatcaaattgtatttgtcatatgcgccaAATAAAACaagtgtagatcttacagtgaaatggtaacctacaagcccttaaccaacaatgcagttttaagaaaaataagtgttaagtaaaaaatagtctgggtaggcatttgattagctcttcaggagtcttatggctcggGGGGAGAAgatgttaagaagccttttggacctagacttggcgctccggtaccgcttgccgtgcggtagcagagagaatagtctatgactaaggcggctggagtctttgacaatttttagggccttcctctgacaccgcctggtatagaggtcctgaatggcaggaagcttggccccagtgatgtactgggccgtacgcactaccctctgtagtgccttgcggtcggaggtcgagcagttgtcataccaggcagtgatgcaaccagtcaggatgctctcgatggtgcagctgtagaactttttgaggatctgagtacccatgccaaatcttttcagtctcctgaggaggaataggctttgccgtgccctcttcacgactgtcttggtgtgcttggaccatgatagattgttgctgatgtggacaccaaggaacttgaagttctcaacctgctccattgcagccccgtcgatgagaataggggcgtgctcggtccaccttttcctgtagtccacaatcatctcctttgtcttatcacgttgagggagaggttgctatcctggcaccacactgccaggtctctgacctcctccctataggctgtctcattgttgccggtgatcagccctaccactgttgtgtcgtcggcaaacttaatgatggtgttggagtcgtgcctggccatgcagtcatgagtgaacagggagtacaggaggggactgagcacgcacccctgaggggcccccatgttgaggatcagtgtgttgttacctacccttaccacctggggacggcccgtcaggaagtccaggatccagttgcagagggatgtgtttagtcccagggtccttagcttagtgatgaactttgacggcactatggtgttgaacgctgagctgtagtcaatgaatagcattctcacgtaggtgttccttttgtccaggtgggaaagggcagtgtggagtgcaatagagattgcatcatctgtggatttgttggggcggtatgcaaattggagagggtctagggtttctgggataatggtgttgatgtgagccatgtccagcctttcaaagcacttcatggttacaaacgtgagtgctacgggtcggtagtcatttaggaaggttaccttagtgttcttgggcacaggtactatggtggtctgcttgaaacatgttggtaatacagactcagtcagggacaggttgaaaatgccagtgaagacacttgccagttggtcagggcatgatcggagtacacgtcctggtaatctgtctggccctgcggccttgtgaatgtccGGGTTAgagtgtactccgagcatgccctgaccaactggcaagtgtcttcactggcattttcaacctgtccctgactgagtctgtattaccaacatgtttcaagcagaccaccatagtcccaggaggatagaattatgttcagatttgccaaatgtagggagagctttgtacacgtctctgtgtgtggagtaaaggtggtctagagttttattccctctggttgcacattttaaAATGcggatagaaatgaggtaaaatggatttaagtttccctgcattaaagtccccggctactaggagcgccgcctcagGATGAtaattttcctgtttgcttatggtcttatacagctcattgaatgcgggtttagtgccagcatcggtttgtagtggtaaatagacagcttaaaaaaatatggatgaaaactatcttggtaaatagtgtggtctacagcttatcatgagatactctacctcaggccagcaaaacctcaagacttccttaatattagatttagTGCactagctgttgtttacaaatatacagaccgccaccccttgtcttaccagaggtggCTGTTCTATCTGCCGATGTAGCGTAAaccctgccagctgtatgttattcatgtcgtcgttcaaccacgtctcggtgaaacataagttattacagtttttaatgtcccgttggtaggatattcgtgatcgtagctcgtctatttttatttattggctaataggactgatggtagaggcagattacccactcgccgtcacatccttacaaggcaccccgacctacgtccccgatatctctgtttctttctcctgccaattacgggatgagggccttgtcgagtgtctggagtaaatccttcgcatctgactcgttaaagaaaaaatcttcgaccagtacgaggtgagtaatcgctgtcctgatatctagaagctctttttggtcataagaaacggtggcagaaacattatgtacaaaataagttacaaataatgcagAAATTCTTATAGTGTACTACATTACACTCTAAAAATGATGAACTTCGAGGCACCCATAATATCAGTGGATTcccataaataaataaagtaggtTTTAGTcactttttcctctctctcaccttgcCTTCTTGCGGAGCAGCTTCTGAGACTCGGGGTAATGCACTAAAATCTCATTGAGGTCCTTCTTGTCCAGGATGAACAGGTTGGTGAAGCCATGAGCCACTACGTTGGCTGTTCTCCTGTTTCCTCCACCCACTGCAAGCAAGCTTTCAACCCAAAGAGAAAACATTTAAGGAGGAAAAAGTACTTTTTCCTGGATAAAATGTGTGCGCTTGCTTCAGAGAAATAAAGAGCACACGTCAGACTTGACATCAGGATGCTCACCTGATTTCCCCAAACACTGACCCCGACTTCAGTGTGACAAACACGGTCTTCCCGTCTGGCCCGCCCACCACCTGCACCTCCCCGGCCTTGATGATGTACATCTCCCGTCCAACCTCGCCCTGAAACACAGAGGGGCAGTCAGACAACTGGACAGATCTCCTGTTCTTTACAGTTTGCCTTACACAAAGAACAAGGAGCAGAGTGCATACAGACTGCACAGTAAAAACATTAAAAAAGAGATGCACGCACACAAACTCGCTAGAGAGGTGGATCTAGCTTTAGCCTTTACCTTTTTGCAGACATAGTCCCCCGGGAGGTAAACAACAGACCTCAGACTCTTTAACATGTCAAAGATCATCTGTCTGTCGCAACCCTGAAAGGGAGAAGAAAGCGTTGGTCGAgaaatatagagagatagagctCTTTAAATCTTCTGTGGTCTGAGACAGCCTGAAGAGGCCCTAAGACTTACGCACCTGGAAGAGAGAGACTTTACTGACAATGTCATAGTTGACATCCACAGCGATGTCCAGCCTCATCTTGTCTGGGAGCTGGACCAGAAGCTCCTGTTCATCTGCATAGACACCAACAGAGTCAACACAACACAAGACAAAGCAATGCAACACAACCCAATGAAAAGTAACATGTCCCTACCCAGCATGCCCTGGGACTGCCAGGTGTAGTTGTACCAGGTTTTGACCCGGTTTTGCACGTCTTTGGGGATACGGTAGGAGGCCATGTATTTGACAGTGTTGTCCATGCATGCTCTGTAGTAAGTCTGTCCGGAAGTGGCTGCACCAACCACATCTCTCATCTGCAAGAGACGGTCATTGCCCAATCAGGAGTCGACACCAATCACAACAGCCATTGACGACAGTTTAATCCGCTTATAATAGCACCAATGGTCAAATAAGGATTCAGAGCTAGATAAAAAGTAGTAGTCTTGTTAAACAGCAAATATCATAACATCTAGATATTTCATCCATAAACACACTATCATATTTTACATAATGCACTCTCAAACACATGTATTGATAATGTGGTCACCAACCTGTCCTATCATGATGGAAAAGGCAAACACTCCTACAAAGTAGTTGATGAGCTGAAAGATGATTTCAAAGAGCGTTGTGGGCTCCGGCAGTCCACCAATGGTGATCAGAGTCTTCACAGCAAAGTAGTAGCAGCGGATGTAactgagaaagaaaaaaaactggATTAGAGGGACAATTAAACGATGATAGTGTAAAGATATGAGGTTAACAAAGGTGATTCCACACACCTGTTGCCCTTCCCATCATAGACCCACTTCGTGGAGCCCAGACCTTCATACGCAGAGATCCAGTAGAACAGACAGGCGTTGCAGTGGAGGCAGTACAGCAGGTAGGTGGTGGTCCGGATCACTCTAATCAAACCGGACAGAAGGAAAGAGACTGGGTTATACATACTGAGCTGCCCCTCACTTCTCTCAGAAAGACCAGGGCCTGCATTCTAAAAGCGTCTCACATTAATAGGAGTGCTTATCTAGGATCAGGCCCCACCCCCGTCCATATAATCCTATTCATTGTGATCTGAGCCTGGCGATACAGATCAAAACAACATGTTGACTGTGCTCACCTGTAAACATAGGCTTTGGTCAGGATGGCCTCAAGACGGTCGTTGAACTCGAAGAAAGACATTACCTGGAGAATTCAGAAAGATAACGTATTTTCATCGCAGTGTGAATAACACGATTGTATGTGACACGGTCTACCCAGGTGGACCACACAGGTGGCAGGTGAGCCTTGCCTTTAGTAGCCGTGGGAAGCGGAGGAGTGGGTTGATCCCAGTTTTAAAATAGAACAATTCCAGTGGCACAAGACTGATGACATCCATCTGGAACCCAGGGAAAAGCAGTCAACGCAGATACGCTCAGAAAATAAACGGACACCTCATTACATCGCTTAAAAACAGCCTCTCATTCAAAGCTGTTCAGTAGTGAATTCTGTAACATTTTCAGCTGAAGATCTACCTTGAACCGGAAAGTTTTCATGTAATTCTTTCGCATGTCCTTTTTGTCAAACTGCAATGTAAACAAAGAAAAACACATACATCAATGCTTTTGacgtgtatttctgtgtgttgtaTCTGGAAAATCTATTTGAGACATAAACTCTCGTCTGGCAACATGGTCTCCATGGAATACGTCAACATAGTGCCATTTAACAACTGCAGTTATATGTCGCCTTAAGCTGGCTGAATCACCACTATGTCGCCACCCCGGACAAACTGCAGGCGGGGCTGGAAGACCATGATGTCCAGGATGTAGATGAGGTCACACAGGTAGTCGGCTAGCAGCCACAGGTAGATGTTACTAGGGGTCTGGTAGGGGAAGGCCCAGCGCATCGGGATCAGCCACACGTTCCAGTTCCACGCCAAGGTGACGAAAAATAGCCACAGCACATAGACCagatctagagagagagaagcagtgtCAACCTCCAGGAAAGGCTGAAGTTCCCTAAGCATCATCCCCACTCTTCAAAAGAAAGAGCAGGTACAGTgccagtcgaaagtttggacacctacacattcaagggtttttctttatttttacaattttatacattgtagaataatagtgaagaaatcaaaactatgaaatattacatatggaataatgtagtagccaaaaaagtgttaaacaaatcgaaatgtattttatatctgagattcttcaaagtagtcaccctttgccttgatgacagctttgcacactcttggcattctctcaaccagcttcatgaggtagtcacctggaaggcatttcaattaacaggtgtgccttgttcaaagttcatttgtggaatttctttccttcttaatacatgtgagccaatcagctgtgttgtgacaaggtaggggtggtatacagaagatagccttatttggtaaaagaccaagtccatattatggcaagaacagctcaaataagcaaagagaaaagacagtccatcattactttaagacatgaaggtcagtcaatacggaacatttctaGAACTTTtaaaatttcttcaagtgcagtcgcaaaaaccaccaagcgctatgatgaaactggttctcatgaggaccgccacaggaaaggaagacccagagttacgtcttctgcagaagataagttcattagagttaccagcttcagaaattgcagcccaaataaatgcttcacagagttcaagtaacagacatcatctcaacatcaactgttcagagactgcgtgaatcaggcctccaTGGTCAAATTTCTTCAAAGAAATCACTACtgaagaacaccaataagaattagagacttgcttgggccaagaaacacaagcaatggacattagaccagtggaaagctgtcctttgttctgaggagtccatatttgagatttttggttccaaccgccgtgtctttgtgagatgcagagtaggtgaacggatgatctctgcatgtgtggttcccaccatgaaacatggaggatgaggtgtgatggtgtgggggtgctttgctggtgacactgcctgtgatttatttagaattcaaggcacacttaaccagcatggctaccacagcattctgcagcgatatgccatcccatctggtttgcgcttagtgggaatataattcatttgtttttaaacaggacaatgacccaaaaacacacctctaggctgtgtaagggctatttgaccaagaagggtagtgatggagtgctgcatcagatgacctggcctccacaatcacccgacctcaacccaattgggatggtttgggatgaattggaccgcagagtgaaggaaaagcaaccaacaagtgctcagcatatgtgggaactccttcaagactgttggaaaagcattccaagtgaaactggttgagagaattccaacagtgtacaaagctgtcatcaaggcaaagggtggctacttggaagaatctcaaatctcaaatatattttttatttgtttaacacttttttggttactacatgattccatttgttatttcatagttttgatgtcttcactattattctataatgtagaaaatagtaaaaaataaagaaaaaacattgaatgagtagatgttctaaaacttttgactggtactgaatgaCAGGATCAACAATTTAGGTCACTGAAAGATCAACCCATTAACCACTTGGTGGAGCCAAACTAACATTCTGATAAAAGCAAAAGGAAGTCTATACAGGAGAAGGAAATAGAGTTGGAGTcgaaaagggaggagaggaagagggttgACTACAAGATTAGGAGCAGGGAGGAGGAAAgcaggaggatgagagaggagggttaAAGGAGgagtagaagaggaggaggtagtgtATGCTCGGCGGAGGGGGAGCTCACTGGTGAAGGGGTCGATGCTAGAGGGGAAGCGGTAGTGAAGCAGGGCTCTGATCCAGCGAGGAGGCGTCACCTTGCAGCACAGTCTAGACTGGGTTTGctgctcctccatctccctctcaggGGAAGCTGGTTGTGCTTCCTCCTCCGGCTCCTCTGGAGGTGCAGGAGGAGGTGTTGGAGCTCTCACAGGGGCTGCAGgtgagagaacagaagagaatcACAGGTCAGAGGTGAAAGGTCAGGTTAAAGGGATACTTGAAGAAAGTTAAAGTAGCATATCGTTAGCTTAGTGTAATTGCTGGAAATCTCCAGGAACTACTAACCAGCTCCTCACAAAAGCAGGGAAATATACCTTCTAACTACACCAAAGCTGGGTGGTTGGTCATTTATAGTCTTACAAAGCTATACATGGTAATCTATATTTTATCCCCTTCCTCACTCTGTCCAGTTGAcacatagagatgtatagagatcgCAACGTTGTATCTGTCTCATTATGGCGTCCGTGAGAGCACGGCCATTGAGATAGACAAAACTGTAcgatctctatacatctctatgcgACAACGGGAcagaatgaggaagtggagagaATCTCATTCCTTAGGATTATCAgtaaaattaacaaatgtataaaatattgaTTACTATGTATAGCTGTGTAAGGCTTTAAATGACCAACCACCCAGCTTTGGTGTAGTTAGAAGGTATATTTCCCTGCTTTTGTGAGGAGCTGGTTAGTAGTTCCTGGAGACTTCCAGCAATTACACTAAGCTAACAATTTGctaccttcaacttccttcaaactgcactcagagacataaaatggtatccatgagttcatctgactctgggtaagtggAAAAAAAGGAAGTATTTGCGGAAGTATTTCCTGATGCGGCTCACTTGTGTGTGACCGGAGGGCCCGAGCTGtgttgtgtgtggctgtgtgttagCACTTGGAAATAAAAGCTATTGTAACCCTTCACAACAACTGTCTTATATTAGCCATGGGGTGAATTACTTTTTCGAAAAGTCCAATTGCTTTGGGAGTATTACGGTCTCTTTTGACATTAGCGCCCCTATTGGTAGTATTGTCAAACAGGCTCATTGTTCGTAACCCATGTGTGTTTGtaactgtatctgtctatgtgtTGCAAGTGTTGTGTATATTGAGCACATGACCAGAGTGTACACGTGTTACACACAGGCAGTGGGACTGTCATCATCAGAGTCATCTGGGTCTATGAGTTTCTCTTTggccctctctgtcctctccttaaACATCTTGACCAGCTCCTGTAGGCGCTCGTTCACCACGTAGCTGGCCTGGCTAGCGGACGACGCAGGCCGCTCCTTCAGCCTTCAAACACAAAACATCCATGGgttaattaacacacacacacctgtcccaaACACTTTCCCTGACATCACACATCACTGTTCTTCTGAAGTAAATATGAACAACACACAGTTCCACACGGACTCTTCTTATGTTGGTGTGAATAAAAGCACCGATAAAATGGAAAAATTGGTCTCCCACACACTTCTAAGTGTCAGAATTTCCGTCAATACGACCTTTCTAAAAACATTCACTGATGCTATGAGAAAGGTCATTCTGACCACATTGTCGACGCCCACTGGCCAACACATTTTGTGCAGGAGacacatgtagctagctaacagcggGGATGTGGAGGTATCAGTATTCACCCATCGTCTCCACTGAGGATGCTGGACTGGCTAGGCCACGCCCTCACTGCGGTCTCAgtctcctcttcatcatcatcctcactCTGAGAGTGCAGGTTCTTTctgtggaggggaggcagggaaCAACACTGAGGCGCAGTAGGAAACTACGCACAGAACTGAtccagagacagatggagaggaaAGACCAAGGCTGCTCTCATTTGGACCCTGCCCTGTTATCAGAGTGTTCCCTGCAGTCTTGGCCTTGCCATGGGCATTACAGTCTACACAGGAAGGGAAATACAGTATGTGGAACATGGTCGAACATGATAACATTATGTTGGTTTAACCTGCATGTACCCTGAATGAGGCCCTGAACTATCTTGAGCATCAGCTCTTTTGAGTATACagtaaacaattctaaaaactATACAGAGAGGTACACAAGTTAGGATGGGGTGAAGGAGTGGCGCGATGCAGTCTGGGGGAATTGTTGACGATTGGAAAAATGGTGACTTGTGGATTGACGGATGGATGGATCCTTGACGTGACAATGACTGCATATCTTACACCTTCCTGGGATTCCTCTCACTAGGTCAGCCCATGGTTCCATCAACAGGGACAGaggagtgtgtgagagtgagagtgtgtgttgcTGTGCGGGTGGAATAACTCCAATGGTTGGGGAGATGGTTGAGGAAGAGAGGCGGATGAAGCAAATCCGAGCCAATGGTTGGGGAGATGGTTGAGGAAGAGAGGCGGATGAAGCAAATCCGAGCCAATGGTTGGGGAGATGGTTGAGGAAGAGAGGCGGATAAAGCAAATCCGAGCCAATGGTTGGGGAGATGGTTGAGGAAGAGAGGCGGATGAAGCAAATCCGAGAAACAGAATGAGGTAGAAGAGGGAGAGAATCATAATCCCAAACAATCACCAAAAGCATTCGTATAATGAGTCACAGGACAGACGACCAGATGCCACACTGGAGATGCAGTGCAATATACTCCTCATCTGTTGATTGACTATTAGTACTGACATGACTGACAGCCATAGCAGACAACAGAAACACGGAACAGAACAAACACATCACAACATGAGACAGAACAGCGCAACGCAATACAAAGCAGAGCAGCCCGAACGAAGGACTGCAAACACAGGTGAACATGCTATTGAGAGACGCAGCCAGTTAAAGGAGAGGTAAAGAGACACTACACACCATGTGGATGGGGCTATCCACAAACAAAACAGAGAGCACTGCACATTTGAAATACAGTCTAAGACAGGGAGCATCAACTGGATTCAGCCGCGGGCCGTTTtttccttgagcggatggtcggggggacGGAACGTAGACTACAAATTGGACACAAGAGGTCcgaacagatataatatttgactaaaacataatcatttcaaactttgcttacatttgtatatgatcacgtgtctctctatcaTGCGTGGGAATACctgaacagatttcttaaattaaaatcacttggagctgatttcctggtgtttttacagtctattatgtcgcccccccccccaaaaaaacacgttatttaaaaaatttgctcagaaaacttggggggccaaataacaCCACCCgcaggccgccagttggggaaccctggtctaAGATTGACTATTGTGTATCCATGCTCCGCTCTCACTCTTTATCAGCAACTTTGCTGTTTTGGCCAAAGCAATataggagagaaaaagaaaacatacATTTAGAAGATATAATTATAGATTGGGAAATAAATCAATTCAATGGTAGTAGAACTAGTACAGTATTATACATTACTTAGACAGCGGTTATGTGTTTAGCTGCTTTACATGTATACAATACCCTTATTCCAAGTGGAAGCAATTTCATTTGGGAGTGTGGGCTCACCTCTGGCGGCTGGCTTTTGACACTCTGGGTACGGTCAGGGTCTTGAGGTTGGGGTCCTGGGGGGTGAGGATTTGGTGAATGTGTCGATGGTGCCCCCCTCCGCCTGAATCCACATCCTCCACGTTGACAGCAGGGTGCACACTGAGCCTGGAGCTCGCTGGGGAAGAAACAGGAAGACACTAATTTGACTCAACTATTCTCCAGGGATGTTATGGGGAAGTGGAACACAGCTAGTAATGAGGCTTTTGAACTGTGGTAAACACATGCTAGACACCAAACAGGACACTACAAGTGGCCTATACTCTGACTCTTCCTCTGTTGTTCAAGTGCCACTTGAATGCTTACCTATCACAAAACAGACATTACCAATCACAAAACAGACATTACCTATCACAAAACAGACATTACCTATCACAAAACAGACATTACCTATCACAAAACAGACAGCTGAAACTAATCtataacaacaaaaacaaaacaaaacacacagaGAACAAACAGAGTAGACCATTTAAAGCAAGAGCTTCCTGGAACCACAGGatccaaacaacaacaacaacgaacGCAGTGCTAGTGTCAACAACGGACGACAACACAACATAGCCCAGCAGATCTAAGCACGGCACAGCACTGAACGGGGCAGCATGCCAGA
This genomic window contains:
- the LOC120053287 gene encoding cyclic nucleotide-gated cation channel beta-1-like, yielding MFNWVVKVVPQPPDAPGSLGQETANPAPASPSLQEVQREDERNGMIKWIAEGLSKVVPQPDDKYREDIREEEEEETEVYNMKDVPDAEPLPHIPVVEIFSDDEEEDRVPQFPLKVVNWIKNVIPQPVMLPAGYVEAQSKAQSKRSSLDKVLSPPPESLKGDEDSQNSNVVGWFVTGLGLKMPQPVARSRDDVEVVQNVSKQPKAVDLVLEEVVEADLKDLNQEVPSKAMQSEPPQPFKPAQTTQPTQTTQSQPAQPKQPVKPEEPEQTLPNVPESTTPSLEDAETQTGRWTPFIESIKREAEGVAMATMEERMTQERVDLVRMAEEVARHTAETAIRQMQEAQSIKLSIHSQEAILEEDEDPELHMLREEESEVEHTKNKMTECQVCPAKEEPVDAAKSVAQSERDSASPDVEPEPQEELKSQRASPSPPPSPEPDPVKTAEPDPKPKAQDAKVAPEPVTQQPQKAEGAEDGTAPDTTTKEEGETAEEGGCGVPASCDAVKSCLMRVPHVPACLDSFNNLLKEHNITPPKLPPMPQLPTNLSQFTSQVTQLVPSLPPELAQELSQMPKQKQQNPDLEMDQMIRQVPLHHRPPTRTPSPSSPNSTLEMPNVPSYPQLPPISLSRQLSGLSNPAFHIEDDPTSARPSASSRLSVHPAVNVEDVDSGGGGHHRHIHQILTPQDPNLKTLTVPRVSKASRQRKNLHSQSEDDDEEETETAVRAWPSQSSILSGDDGLKERPASSASQASYVVNERLQELVKMFKERTERAKEKLIDPDDSDDDSPTASPVRAPTPPPAPPEEPEEEAQPASPEREMEEQQTQSRLCCKVTPPRWIRALLHYRFPSSIDPFTNLVYVLWLFFVTLAWNWNVWLIPMRWAFPYQTPSNIYLWLLADYLCDLIYILDIMVFQPRLQFVRGGDIVFDKKDMRKNYMKTFRFKMDVISLVPLELFYFKTGINPLLRFPRLLKVMSFFEFNDRLEAILTKAYVYRVIRTTTYLLYCLHCNACLFYWISAYEGLGSTKWVYDGKGNSYIRCYYFAVKTLITIGGLPEPTTLFEIIFQLINYFVGVFAFSIMIGQMRDVVGAATSGQTYYRACMDNTVKYMASYRIPKDVQNRVKTWYNYTWQSQGMLDEQELLVQLPDKMRLDIAVDVNYDIVSKVSLFQGCDRQMIFDMLKSLRSVVYLPGDYVCKKGEVGREMYIIKAGEVQVVGGPDGKTVFVTLKSGSVFGEISLLAVGGGNRRTANVVAHGFTNLFILDKKDLNEILVHYPESQKLLRKKARNMLTKDKKPQEPPKEPAQVIPPRTETPKLLKAALEMARQKTGLKGTLAKIKENTNISSISLQPSMSSSLTPLSPVSPVSSLDPERKSGIMSPTSDSSTLLRPASHCHRGETLSKEQDNVAEEEAGESGERKEKRKP